In the Fusarium oxysporum f. sp. lycopersici 4287 chromosome 9, whole genome shotgun sequence genome, one interval contains:
- a CDS encoding DNA-directed RNA polymerase III subunit RPC8 yields MFILTKIADLVQIAPEDFSKRSIDAIEDNINAKYSNKVIQKIGLCICLYDLQWASEGLIGHGTGLVNVNTEFRMVVFRPFKGEVMIGRIRSSTPAGINLRTDFFDDIFVPFEELPEGAEYNHSEQLWIWNLDEDRLFYDNHEMVRFQVIDEEWHDQAPAGPTQAEDSPLKTPYRIKASMAAEGLGVCLWWDGA; encoded by the exons ATGTTCATCTTG ACGAAGATCGCCGACTTGGTGCAAATTGCGCCGGAGGATTTCTCCAAGCGCAGCATAGACGCAATCGAAGACAACATCAATGCCAAATATTCCAATAAA GTTATACAAAAGATTGGACTTTGTATCTGCTTGTACGATTTGCAGTGGGCTTCAGAAGGTCTCATTGGTCATGGCACAGGTTTGGTGAACGTGAACA CTGAGTTTCGTATGGTCGTATTCCGTCCCTTCAAAGGTGAAGTCATGATTGGCAGAATACGAAGTTCTACACCCGCAGGCATCAATCTGAGAACAGATTTCTTCGACGATATCTTTGTGCCATTTGAGGAGTTACCAGAGGGTGCTGAATA CAACCACAGCGAACAACTCTGGATCTGGAATCTCGATGAGGATCGACTCTTCTATGATAACCATGAGATGGTTCGCTTTCAAGTAATCGATGAGGAGTGGCACGATCAAGCTCCCGCTGGACCAACACAAGCCGAAGATTCACCTTTGAAAACTCCGTACCGCATCAAGGCTAGTATGGCTGCTGAAGGATTAGGTGTATGCCTCTGGTGGGATGGAGCATAG